A single Bacteroidota bacterium DNA region contains:
- a CDS encoding TAT-variant-translocated molybdopterin oxidoreductase, whose product MKQKKYWTSEADLNLDPAEKKQQQKEFAVDPIEEMLQENGRSSRRDFLKVMGFSIGASAVLAACSKSPVKYALPYTNKPAEVTPGVPNYYASTFFDGSEYSSVLVKVREGRPIFIEGNPDSSITQGSLGARGNAAVLDLYDGHRIQRPQTVTGAAGWDEADKLLKERFKDLSKQEAGVRLVTGSILSPSTLQLIAEFGSKQGNFKHISYDADSASGIILAHERHYGQRMLPRFRFDKAEMIVGINADFLGTWISPIEFTRQYVQHRTPSKDNVKMSRHVQIESTMTLTGANADQRLPIKPSMEGAHVLALHDALAALAGRTAYGGGQQLPGKYEEKLAAELWAQRAKALVVCGSNDAAVQQLVIAINQMLGSYGTTIDASSPSYLRQGVDTDFQALIQEMEQGKVGAVLFYDCNPAYTYAFPAQFASALKKVKTRVALTASENETSALCTYKLPTPHWLESWGDAQPYKGYYSLQQPTIPRLYDSRSFQDVLLTWMDSDKDYLAYLQNFWKSQLFYGQAEGLSADQFWVKSLEKGVFEQPNEKPATLTAVDADLAPVAAQVAADYAGKKGSLDVYLYRKIGIGAGVLANVPWLQELPDPITKATWDNYVAVSPKMASDKGLKTGDIVKLEVGRLAVKLPVLVQPGVQPETVAVAVGYGRTVVGKGGYKIGQNVWPATTLKAGQALSYATGAKLSATGDFEELALAQTSLTAMDRPIIHETTLSHFTEYTTELQHERSILKEHLVNLYPLHERGGHRWAMAIDLNKCTGCGSCVVACQAENNIPVVGKDEVRRRRELHWMRIDRYYSIKDENADFKDKEIPADQPDVVFQPMLCQHCDNAPCENVCPVLATVHSSEGLNQQAYNRCFGTRYCANNCPYKVRRFNWLDYTDPEKFTYNPVDNLGRMVLNPDVTVRARGVMEKCSFCAQRLQAGKLAAKMEQRKLTDADVQPACAKTCPAGAIVFGDLNDKESTISKYYEDERTYFALEEIKVLPSVAYKVVVRNRKEEETAKA is encoded by the coding sequence ATGAAGCAAAAGAAATACTGGACCTCAGAGGCGGATCTGAACCTGGATCCGGCGGAGAAAAAGCAGCAGCAAAAGGAGTTTGCTGTAGACCCCATCGAAGAGATGCTACAGGAAAACGGCCGTAGCAGCCGCCGAGACTTCCTCAAGGTTATGGGCTTTAGCATTGGTGCCTCTGCCGTGCTGGCCGCCTGCAGCAAGAGCCCGGTTAAATACGCCCTGCCCTATACCAACAAGCCTGCCGAGGTAACCCCCGGTGTGCCCAACTACTATGCCAGCACCTTCTTCGACGGTAGCGAGTATAGTAGCGTGCTGGTAAAGGTGCGCGAGGGTAGGCCCATCTTCATAGAGGGGAACCCCGATAGCAGCATTACCCAGGGGAGCCTGGGTGCCCGGGGCAACGCCGCCGTGCTGGACCTATACGACGGACACCGGATACAACGCCCACAGACCGTGACTGGCGCAGCTGGCTGGGATGAGGCAGACAAGCTGCTAAAAGAACGCTTCAAAGACCTGAGCAAGCAGGAGGCCGGTGTACGCCTGGTTACAGGCTCCATCCTTAGCCCCAGCACCTTGCAGCTGATCGCCGAGTTTGGCAGCAAGCAGGGCAACTTCAAGCACATAAGCTACGATGCGGACAGTGCCAGCGGCATTATCCTGGCGCACGAGCGGCACTACGGACAGCGCATGCTGCCCCGCTTCCGCTTCGACAAGGCAGAGATGATCGTGGGCATAAACGCCGACTTTTTGGGCACCTGGATCTCTCCCATCGAGTTTACCCGCCAGTACGTGCAGCACCGCACGCCCAGTAAGGATAACGTGAAGATGAGCCGGCACGTGCAGATAGAAAGCACCATGACCCTAACGGGTGCCAATGCCGATCAGCGTCTACCCATCAAACCCAGTATGGAGGGTGCCCATGTGCTGGCCCTGCACGACGCACTAGCCGCCCTGGCGGGCCGCACTGCCTACGGCGGCGGACAGCAGCTACCTGGCAAGTACGAGGAAAAACTGGCTGCCGAGCTGTGGGCACAGCGGGCCAAGGCCCTGGTGGTGTGTGGCAGCAATGACGCTGCCGTGCAGCAGCTGGTTATCGCCATCAACCAGATGCTGGGCAGCTATGGCACTACCATCGATGCCAGCAGTCCCAGCTACCTGCGCCAGGGCGTAGACACAGATTTTCAGGCGCTGATCCAGGAAATGGAGCAGGGCAAGGTGGGTGCGGTTCTCTTTTACGACTGCAACCCCGCCTACACCTACGCTTTCCCTGCTCAGTTTGCCTCTGCGCTGAAGAAGGTGAAGACCCGTGTGGCCCTCACAGCCAGCGAAAATGAAACCTCGGCGCTCTGCACCTACAAGCTGCCCACCCCCCACTGGCTGGAGAGCTGGGGAGATGCCCAGCCCTACAAGGGCTATTACAGCCTGCAGCAGCCCACTATACCCAGGCTGTACGACAGCCGCTCGTTTCAGGATGTGCTGCTGACCTGGATGGACAGCGACAAAGACTACCTGGCTTACCTGCAAAACTTCTGGAAGAGCCAGCTCTTCTACGGCCAGGCGGAAGGCTTGTCTGCCGATCAGTTCTGGGTCAAGTCGCTAGAAAAAGGCGTTTTTGAGCAGCCGAATGAAAAGCCAGCGACGCTGACCGCTGTGGATGCAGACCTGGCCCCCGTGGCTGCCCAGGTGGCCGCCGACTACGCGGGCAAAAAAGGGAGCCTGGATGTATACCTGTACCGGAAAATAGGCATCGGTGCCGGTGTGCTGGCCAATGTGCCCTGGCTGCAAGAGCTGCCCGACCCCATTACCAAGGCCACCTGGGATAACTACGTGGCTGTTTCGCCCAAGATGGCCAGCGACAAGGGCCTGAAAACCGGCGACATCGTAAAACTGGAGGTTGGCCGCCTGGCTGTGAAGCTCCCCGTGCTGGTTCAGCCGGGTGTACAGCCTGAAACCGTGGCTGTGGCCGTGGGCTATGGCCGTACCGTGGTAGGCAAGGGCGGCTATAAGATAGGCCAGAACGTGTGGCCCGCCACTACGCTGAAGGCGGGGCAAGCACTGAGCTATGCCACAGGTGCCAAGCTAAGCGCCACGGGCGACTTCGAGGAGCTTGCACTGGCACAAACCAGCCTGACTGCCATGGATCGCCCCATTATCCATGAGACGACCCTCAGCCACTTTACCGAGTATACCACCGAGCTGCAGCATGAGCGCAGCATCCTGAAGGAGCACCTGGTAAACCTGTACCCCCTGCACGAGCGGGGTGGACACCGCTGGGCCATGGCTATCGACCTGAACAAGTGTACAGGCTGCGGCTCTTGCGTAGTGGCCTGCCAGGCCGAAAACAACATACCCGTGGTGGGCAAAGACGAAGTACGCCGCCGCCGCGAGCTGCACTGGATGCGCATAGACCGCTACTACAGCATAAAGGATGAGAATGCCGACTTTAAGGACAAGGAAATACCTGCCGACCAGCCGGACGTTGTCTTCCAGCCTATGCTGTGCCAGCACTGCGATAACGCCCCCTGCGAGAACGTGTGCCCCGTACTAGCTACCGTGCACAGCAGCGAGGGCCTAAACCAGCAAGCCTACAACCGCTGCTTCGGTACCCGCTACTGCGCAAACAACTGCCCCTACAAGGTGCGCCGTTTCAACTGGCTGGACTATACCGACCCTGAAAAGTTCACCTACAACCCCGTAGATAACCTGGGCCGGATGGTGCTGAACCCCGATGTAACGGTGCGTGCCCGTGGTGTGATGGAGAAATGCTCCTTCTGCGCCCAGCGCCTGCAGGCTGGCAAGCTGGCCGCCAAGATGGAACAGCGCAAGCTGACCGATGCCGATGTGCAACCCGCATGCGCCAAAACCTGCCCCGCAGGTGCCATCGTGTTTGGCGACCTGAACGATAAGGAAAGCACCATCAGCAAATACTACGAGGATGAGCGTACCTACTTCGCCCTCGAGGAGATCAAAGTACTCCCCTCTGTAGCCTACAAAGTGGTGGTGCGCAACCGTAAAGAAGAAGAAACCGCTAAAGCATAA
- a CDS encoding DUF3822 family protein, with protein sequence MAETAVQEFKSSSWDDSFVGNYKLIISLAAHGIHFAVVNQISAPMYLRYVPNSEGLTASKALKSLAESEPILQHKYDKLEILLSSDPWLAVPNSFITRGKEGLYMETLFDTNTMKDEVFRDEVRTLDLSVLFCVPQEVQTVVKEAWPERRRMNFTHIVSPVMQIAHKLHIGPLKGKPAANVELFSDYMIYTLYQGGKLRFVNRYKVTGAADVLYFLMKVNETLGIHPQQVITYATGSAPMRAEVEGLLAQQFKHYVAGRRLFPASTHLNEAGFYLDEFSYLLIK encoded by the coding sequence ATGGCAGAGACCGCAGTTCAAGAATTCAAGAGCAGCAGCTGGGATGACAGCTTCGTAGGGAACTACAAGCTGATAATCAGCCTGGCTGCCCATGGCATCCACTTTGCGGTGGTAAACCAGATCAGCGCCCCCATGTACCTACGCTATGTGCCAAACAGCGAGGGACTCACGGCGTCGAAGGCACTGAAATCCCTCGCCGAATCTGAGCCTATTCTGCAGCACAAGTATGACAAGCTGGAGATCCTGCTCAGCTCAGACCCCTGGCTGGCCGTGCCCAACAGCTTCATTACCCGGGGCAAAGAGGGCCTGTATATGGAAACCCTGTTTGACACCAACACGATGAAAGACGAGGTGTTTCGGGATGAAGTGCGGACGCTAGACCTGAGTGTGCTATTCTGTGTGCCACAAGAGGTGCAGACCGTGGTAAAAGAAGCGTGGCCCGAGCGGCGACGCATGAATTTTACCCACATCGTAAGCCCGGTGATGCAGATTGCACACAAGCTGCACATAGGCCCGCTAAAGGGTAAGCCTGCTGCCAATGTGGAGTTATTCTCCGACTACATGATCTACACCCTGTACCAGGGGGGCAAGCTGCGCTTTGTAAACAGATATAAGGTAACAGGTGCAGCCGATGTGCTGTACTTCCTGATGAAAGTAAACGAGACCTTGGGCATACACCCACAGCAGGTAATAACGTATGCCACGGGCTCGGCACCCATGCGGGCCGAAGTAGAGGGCCTGCTGGCACAGCAGTTTAAGCACTATGTGGCAGGGCGCAGGCTATTCCCAGCCAGTACGCACCTGAATGAGGCAGGCTTCTATCTGGATGAATTCTCTTATCTGCTGATTAAATAG
- a CDS encoding SPASM domain-containing protein gives MRPPGSRVREGRLIARTLTPLKLWNALQVYLSYLASRAVRRPIHWGYPIALGIEPTTACNLRCPQCPSGLRSFSRPMGNLDVERYTRVIDELHPYLAYLMLYFQGEPYIHPRFLELVRYATDRGIFTMTSTNAHFLDDARARATVESGLGRLVISLDGTNQASYEQYRVGGSFQAVLDGTRRLVHWKRQLGSATPFIDLQFIVFSHNQHEVHEARLLGRQLGADRVRIKTAQIYDFEQAPALIPEAGSHSRYERVNGQYRIKNRLLNHCWKLWQGAELTWDGRVLPCCFDKDGRYEMGRVPEQSFAQVWHHSPAYKSFRRQLLHNRKNIDICKNCTEGTRVWGTRA, from the coding sequence ATGCGCCCCCCAGGTAGCCGCGTACGCGAGGGCAGGCTGATAGCCCGTACCCTTACCCCCCTGAAGCTGTGGAATGCCCTGCAGGTATACCTGAGCTATCTGGCAAGCAGGGCAGTACGCAGGCCCATCCACTGGGGCTACCCCATTGCCCTGGGCATAGAGCCCACCACCGCCTGCAACCTGCGCTGCCCGCAGTGCCCCAGTGGCCTGCGCAGCTTCAGCCGCCCCATGGGCAACCTGGACGTGGAGCGGTACACCCGGGTGATAGACGAACTGCACCCCTACCTGGCCTACCTGATGCTGTACTTCCAGGGCGAGCCCTACATCCACCCCCGCTTCCTAGAGCTGGTGCGCTATGCGACAGACCGGGGGATCTTCACGATGACCAGCACCAATGCGCACTTCCTGGACGATGCCCGGGCCCGGGCCACCGTAGAGAGCGGCCTGGGCAGGCTGGTTATCAGCCTAGATGGCACCAACCAGGCCAGCTATGAGCAGTACCGCGTGGGCGGCAGCTTTCAGGCTGTGCTAGACGGCACCCGCCGCCTGGTACACTGGAAGCGGCAGCTGGGCTCGGCCACGCCCTTTATCGACCTGCAGTTCATCGTCTTCAGCCACAACCAGCACGAGGTACACGAGGCCCGGCTGCTGGGGCGGCAGCTGGGCGCAGACCGGGTGCGTATCAAAACGGCCCAGATCTACGACTTTGAGCAGGCACCTGCGCTGATACCCGAGGCGGGCAGCCACAGCCGCTACGAGCGCGTGAACGGACAGTACCGCATCAAAAACAGGCTGCTAAACCACTGCTGGAAACTGTGGCAGGGAGCCGAGCTAACCTGGGACGGCCGGGTGCTGCCCTGCTGCTTCGACAAGGATGGGCGCTATGAAATGGGCCGGGTGCCCGAGCAAAGCTTTGCCCAGGTGTGGCACCACAGTCCGGCCTACAAAAGCTTCCGCCGGCAGCTGCTGCACAACCGAAAAAACATAGATATTTGCAAAAACTGCACCGAAGGTACCCGCGTGTGGGGCACCCGCGCCTGA
- a CDS encoding cytochrome c translates to MKTLIALISLGLLAGCSDNRSTGIEYAPQMYHSIPVEPYSQSDYNAVNLEHFKDGRNVVMPVAGTVARGKASLYYPYENTEEGYQRAGEELKNPFTPTQEVLATAKTLYQVNCQHCHGENGDGKGPLNKSKQYEDRVPDYRLRLPTINEGKAFHSITYGRNIMGAHAYTLTPEQRWMLVTYIYQFLGPEQEKK, encoded by the coding sequence ATGAAAACCTTGATCGCGCTTATCTCGCTGGGCCTGCTGGCCGGGTGTTCTGACAATCGGAGCACGGGCATTGAGTACGCGCCCCAGATGTATCATTCCATTCCGGTGGAGCCCTATAGCCAGTCGGATTACAACGCTGTTAACCTCGAGCACTTTAAGGACGGCCGCAATGTGGTTATGCCCGTAGCCGGTACGGTAGCACGCGGAAAGGCCAGCCTGTATTATCCCTATGAGAATACGGAGGAAGGTTATCAGCGTGCGGGCGAGGAGCTGAAGAATCCCTTTACCCCTACGCAAGAGGTACTGGCCACAGCCAAAACCCTGTATCAGGTAAACTGCCAGCACTGCCACGGCGAAAATGGCGACGGCAAAGGGCCCCTGAACAAGAGCAAGCAATACGAGGACCGGGTGCCCGACTATCGACTCCGGCTGCCTACCATCAATGAGGGCAAGGCTTTCCACAGCATTACCTATGGCAGGAATATTATGGGCGCACATGCCTATACCCTCACACCCGAGCAGCGCTGGATGCTGGTTACCTACATCTATCAGTTTCTGGGCCCTGAGCAGGAGAAGAAATAG
- a CDS encoding c-type cytochrome: MFKRIFTLLLLGLLAVAQAQDGAALLKKYGCTSCHKMDQKMTGPALQGAVERWQGDKAEMKKMIQLGAAEYAKTGAKGAYVQGLIDELKQVMAPHAFVPEADIDNILTYIETYTPPVASAEPAPGAGAAPAGQAAVEPGDTILYGLVVLVGLLVLITLVLVVVIAAVLSAIRARERGEKFTYGTLKDSATGLIKNKFVLTLIGLIIVGGVLDKGYNFVAHIGFHDGYQPVQPIPFSHALHAGQYQINCLYCHTGADKSKSATIPSTNICMNCHADGAIAQGPSGNSQILDKVRAAHNEGRAIEWVRIHNLPDLVYFNHSQHVKVGGLECQTCHGPVQEMEEVYQFSRLTMAWCVSCHREKAVKFNDNAYYQHVYHNVRNDLQEGRIDSVTVARLGGLECQRCHY, translated from the coding sequence ATGTTCAAACGTATTTTTACGCTTCTACTACTCGGCCTACTGGCGGTAGCCCAGGCACAGGATGGAGCGGCCCTACTAAAGAAGTATGGCTGTACCAGCTGCCACAAGATGGACCAGAAGATGACCGGTCCCGCCCTGCAAGGTGCCGTAGAGCGCTGGCAAGGGGATAAGGCTGAAATGAAGAAAATGATTCAGCTTGGCGCTGCCGAGTACGCCAAGACTGGCGCAAAGGGTGCCTACGTGCAGGGGCTGATAGACGAGCTGAAGCAGGTGATGGCGCCACACGCCTTTGTGCCCGAGGCTGATATTGACAATATCCTGACCTACATAGAGACCTATACCCCACCGGTGGCCAGTGCCGAGCCTGCCCCAGGTGCCGGTGCTGCCCCAGCCGGACAAGCCGCAGTAGAGCCCGGCGATACCATACTGTATGGCCTGGTGGTGCTGGTGGGCCTGCTGGTACTCATCACCCTGGTGCTGGTGGTGGTTATAGCAGCCGTACTCAGCGCCATCCGTGCACGCGAGCGCGGAGAGAAATTTACCTATGGTACGCTGAAAGACAGTGCCACCGGGCTTATAAAGAACAAGTTTGTGCTCACCCTCATCGGCCTAATCATTGTGGGTGGGGTGCTGGATAAGGGCTACAACTTTGTAGCGCACATCGGCTTCCACGACGGCTATCAGCCCGTGCAGCCCATCCCCTTCAGCCATGCCCTGCACGCCGGCCAGTACCAGATCAACTGCCTGTACTGCCACACCGGTGCAGATAAGAGCAAGAGTGCAACCATCCCCTCTACCAACATCTGTATGAACTGCCACGCGGACGGCGCCATTGCACAAGGCCCCAGTGGTAATAGCCAGATACTGGATAAGGTACGCGCTGCGCACAACGAGGGCCGCGCCATAGAGTGGGTACGCATACACAACCTGCCCGACCTGGTGTACTTCAACCACAGCCAGCACGTAAAAGTGGGTGGCCTGGAGTGCCAAACCTGCCACGGCCCCGTGCAGGAGATGGAGGAGGTATATCAGTTTAGCCGCCTTACCATGGCCTGGTGCGTAAGCTGCCACCGTGAGAAGGCTGTCAAGTTTAACGACAACGCCTACTACCAGCACGTGTACCACAATGTACGCAACGACCTGCAAGAGGGCCGTATCGACTCGGTAACCGTAGCGCGACTAGGCGGACTGGAATGCCAACGTTGTCACTATTAA
- a CDS encoding RsmD family RNA methyltransferase, producing the protein MRIISGQYRGRHLQPPTSLGIRPTTDLAREALFNRLQHQVALSGLRVLDLFGGSGAISLEFLSRGAQQVTTVEQQRKAVQHMQRIRQAWQIEGWQIVQQRVEAYLAQPPRPVFDLVFLDPPYALADKARLVRQSLGLLEPDGLCILEHPSAEVYEGMKCFVEKRIYGQSAFSHFRPDPADAPALPEGNKPE; encoded by the coding sequence ATGCGCATCATTAGTGGCCAATATCGGGGCCGGCACCTGCAGCCCCCCACCAGCCTGGGCATACGCCCCACCACGGACCTGGCACGCGAGGCCCTGTTCAACCGGCTGCAGCATCAGGTAGCCCTGAGCGGGCTGCGGGTGCTGGACCTCTTCGGCGGGTCGGGTGCCATCTCGCTGGAATTCCTAAGCCGGGGTGCACAACAGGTAACCACCGTGGAGCAGCAGCGCAAGGCTGTGCAGCACATGCAGCGCATACGCCAGGCGTGGCAAATAGAAGGCTGGCAAATTGTACAACAGCGTGTGGAGGCCTACCTGGCGCAGCCACCCCGCCCAGTCTTCGACCTGGTGTTTCTGGATCCGCCCTACGCACTGGCAGACAAGGCCCGGCTGGTACGGCAGTCGCTCGGGCTGCTGGAACCCGACGGGCTGTGCATCCTGGAGCACCCGAGTGCCGAGGTGTACGAGGGGATGAAGTGCTTTGTAGAAAAACGGATATATGGCCAGAGTGCCTTCTCGCACTTCCGGCCCGATCCGGCAGATGCCCCCGCCTTGCCCGAAGGGAATAAGCCGGAATAA
- the nrfD gene encoding polysulfide reductase NrfD translates to MTPMYDSPIREPLVTGKKDYAKVTEDICRPIHSKPSKEWLLGFMLSAGIAGLFVIAVVYTFFTGIGAWGLNKTIGWAFDITNFVFWIGIGHAGTLISAILLLFRQKWRTGVNRAAEAMTIFAVIIAAQFPLVHMGRPWLAYWIFPLPNFHGPLWVNFNSPLLWDVFAISTYFTVSLLFWYIGLIPDFATVRDRVKGPFAKKAYTALSFGWVGSAKAWQRFESISLILAGVATPLVLSVHTIVSMDFATSVIPGWHTTIFPPYFVAGAIFSGFGMVLTLMVITRRVLGLQDYITIGHLEAMAKVTLATGMMVGVAYSTEFFIAVYSGSEYEGYAFMNRAFGPYGWSYFIMFGCNVFTPQLFWFKKIRTNPTAIFILSIFVNIGMWFERFVIIVTSLHRDYLPSSWAMYTPTLTEAAILLGTFGVFFTLFLLFVRTFPVIAIAEVKSVMRASSDTHRSAAEKPAEIQWQQGPVHEPTHEPVHA, encoded by the coding sequence ATAACGCCTATGTACGATTCCCCCATACGCGAACCCCTCGTTACCGGCAAGAAAGACTATGCCAAGGTAACCGAGGATATATGCCGCCCCATACACAGCAAGCCTAGCAAGGAGTGGCTGCTGGGTTTTATGCTCTCTGCGGGCATAGCGGGCCTGTTTGTTATCGCCGTGGTATACACCTTCTTCACCGGCATCGGTGCCTGGGGGCTGAATAAGACCATTGGCTGGGCCTTTGATATTACCAACTTCGTTTTCTGGATCGGTATTGGCCACGCCGGTACGCTGATCTCGGCTATTCTGCTGCTTTTCCGCCAGAAGTGGCGCACCGGTGTAAACCGCGCCGCAGAGGCCATGACCATCTTTGCGGTTATCATTGCCGCCCAGTTCCCACTGGTGCACATGGGCCGCCCCTGGCTGGCTTACTGGATCTTCCCGCTGCCAAACTTCCACGGCCCCCTGTGGGTAAACTTCAACTCGCCGCTGCTGTGGGACGTGTTTGCCATCTCTACGTACTTCACCGTATCGCTGCTCTTCTGGTACATCGGCCTTATCCCCGATTTTGCCACGGTACGCGATCGCGTAAAGGGTCCGTTTGCAAAGAAGGCCTACACTGCACTCAGCTTTGGCTGGGTGGGTAGTGCCAAGGCTTGGCAGCGCTTCGAGTCTATCTCGCTCATCCTGGCGGGTGTGGCTACCCCGCTGGTACTTTCGGTGCACACCATCGTATCTATGGACTTTGCCACCTCGGTTATCCCCGGCTGGCATACCACCATCTTCCCGCCCTACTTTGTGGCTGGTGCCATCTTCTCTGGCTTTGGTATGGTGCTTACCCTCATGGTCATCACCCGCCGGGTGCTGGGCCTGCAGGACTACATCACCATCGGCCACCTGGAAGCCATGGCCAAGGTAACCCTGGCTACCGGCATGATGGTGGGCGTGGCCTACAGCACCGAGTTTTTTATAGCCGTCTACAGCGGCAGCGAATACGAGGGCTACGCCTTTATGAACCGTGCCTTTGGCCCCTACGGCTGGTCGTACTTCATCATGTTTGGCTGCAACGTGTTTACCCCCCAGCTCTTCTGGTTCAAAAAGATACGGACTAACCCGACAGCCATCTTCATCCTCTCTATCTTTGTGAACATCGGCATGTGGTTTGAGCGGTTTGTAATTATCGTAACCTCGCTGCACCGAGACTACCTGCCCTCCAGCTGGGCCATGTATACGCCCACACTTACCGAGGCTGCCATTCTGCTGGGTACGTTCGGGGTATTCTTTACCCTCTTCCTCCTCTTTGTGCGCACCTTCCCGGTAATCGCCATTGCCGAGGTAAAGAGTGTAATGAGGGCCTCCAGCGATACACACCGTTCCGCTGCCGAAAAGCCGGCAGAGATACAGTGGCAGCAGGGCCCCGTACATGAACCCACCCACGAACCCGTACACGCATAA
- a CDS encoding ABC transporter permease, which produces MIFSAWVARRIALGGRRSLSRLTVWMAVGSMAIGILVMEVSLSVTRGFQQQLAQQLVGFTGHVQIQYYLAQQDDSLRTLPLHDPTVAGLPAQFPAIRHITPYIQQDAMLKSTTGIEGIRTLGLNHRWDTVFFASSLVAGRLPRFPQGDTLGYEVLLGRRLARQLQVQVGQPVKLYFQTQGRIRSRTLRVVGLYETGFAEFDQSVILCHLGLLQRLLGLAPDRVQGFALRLDPDAVPDALTAAIHPRLAPDQQAMGLRQRHADLFQWLDMIDQTLLIIMGLMLFVAVLNMAAALMMLITERTTLIGILKALGASGRQVQRIFLWNAALLLLRGLLLGNALALLLLLLQDQTGLVQLDADSYYLNEVAVAWPWWDFLWLNIFTLAFCLLCMYLPARVAQRLPITRALRFR; this is translated from the coding sequence ATGATCTTCAGTGCATGGGTGGCGCGGCGCATAGCCCTGGGTGGCAGGCGCAGCCTGAGCCGCCTTACCGTGTGGATGGCGGTGGGCAGCATGGCTATCGGCATCCTGGTTATGGAGGTCAGCCTGAGTGTGACGCGGGGCTTTCAGCAGCAGCTGGCCCAGCAGCTGGTGGGCTTTACCGGCCATGTGCAGATACAATACTACCTGGCCCAGCAGGATGATAGCCTGCGCACCCTACCCCTGCACGACCCCACGGTGGCAGGCCTGCCCGCGCAGTTTCCGGCCATACGTCACATTACCCCCTACATCCAGCAGGATGCCATGCTGAAGAGCACTACGGGCATAGAGGGCATACGCACCCTGGGCCTAAACCACCGCTGGGATACGGTTTTTTTCGCTTCGTCCCTGGTGGCGGGCCGGCTGCCCCGCTTCCCGCAGGGCGATACCCTAGGCTATGAAGTGCTGCTGGGCCGGCGCCTGGCACGGCAGCTACAGGTGCAGGTGGGCCAGCCGGTCAAGCTCTATTTTCAGACCCAGGGCCGCATCCGCAGCCGCACCCTCAGGGTGGTGGGCCTGTACGAAACCGGCTTTGCTGAGTTTGACCAGAGCGTTATCCTATGCCACCTGGGCCTGCTACAGCGGCTGCTGGGCCTGGCGCCCGACCGGGTGCAGGGCTTTGCCCTGCGCCTGGATCCCGATGCCGTCCCCGATGCCCTTACAGCAGCCATCCACCCCCGCCTGGCACCCGACCAGCAGGCCATGGGCCTGCGCCAGCGCCATGCCGACCTCTTCCAGTGGCTGGACATGATAGACCAGACCCTGCTGATTATTATGGGGCTGATGCTGTTTGTGGCGGTGCTGAATATGGCTGCAGCCCTGATGATGCTGATTACCGAACGGACTACCCTGATTGGCATCCTGAAGGCCCTGGGTGCCAGCGGCAGGCAGGTGCAGCGGATTTTCCTGTGGAATGCGGCGCTGCTGCTGCTGCGCGGGCTACTGCTGGGCAATGCCCTGGCCCTGCTGCTGCTGCTGCTGCAAGACCAAACCGGCCTAGTGCAGCTAGATGCCGATAGCTACTACCTGAATGAGGTGGCAGTGGCCTGGCCCTGGTGGGACTTTCTGTGGCTAAATATCTTCACGCTGGCTTTCTGCCTGCTGTGTATGTACCTGCCCGCACGCGTGGCACAGCGCCTGCCCATCACCCGCGCACTGCGCTTCCGCTAG
- a CDS encoding DUF3341 domain-containing protein has protein sequence MAKEKKNFLIGVYDDDDKILHAVSSVQRQGISIEDCFTPFPVHGLDHALGLKESRIPSVGFIGGALGTVTALSMMVYMYTIDWPVDIGGKPNLPFPSFIPITFELTVLFCSLAMVFTYLYINRLSPAQKPELCDPRQTDDRFVIRIEAGDAAHNQKVLAALRASGAIEVREQEMTVRV, from the coding sequence ATGGCTAAGGAAAAAAAGAACTTTCTGATAGGCGTCTACGACGACGACGACAAGATCCTCCACGCCGTATCGTCCGTACAGCGGCAGGGCATTTCTATCGAGGACTGCTTCACGCCCTTTCCGGTGCACGGCCTGGACCATGCCCTGGGGCTAAAGGAGTCGCGCATTCCCTCCGTAGGCTTCATCGGGGGTGCGCTGGGTACGGTTACCGCCCTTTCCATGATGGTGTATATGTACACCATCGACTGGCCGGTGGATATTGGCGGTAAGCCGAATCTGCCCTTCCCCAGCTTTATCCCCATCACCTTTGAGCTGACCGTACTGTTTTGCTCATTGGCTATGGTATTCACCTATCTGTACATAAACCGCCTCTCGCCAGCGCAGAAGCCCGAGCTATGCGACCCTAGGCAGACAGACGACCGCTTTGTGATTCGGATAGAGGCAGGCGATGCCGCCCATAATCAAAAGGTACTCGCTGCCCTGCGGGCATCTGGTGCCATAGAAGTACGTGAACAAGAAATGACGGTACGAGTATGA